A region from the Melioribacter roseus P3M-2 genome encodes:
- a CDS encoding DUF4956 domain-containing protein, which produces MHSVETIKLLESFRFGVREALLSLSATAALSLFVAWVYHITHRKKKYSKEFLQTLVFISAVVASVMLVIGNNLAGAFGLIGAVSIIRFRTKVKNPQDTAYIFFVMAIGVACGFKYYYVALVSTVFIGTMLIIFSKLNFTEEEVSRKSHILRILVNDINEGKAAIEKLLDAEVEWWDIYQLKTDKNDKLVVDYIVNLKKNTPVKVFLDFVFNKAESFFTVLEFKDA; this is translated from the coding sequence ATGCATAGTGTTGAGACAATTAAATTGCTGGAATCATTTCGATTTGGAGTCAGAGAAGCGCTGCTGAGCCTTTCGGCGACGGCGGCTCTCTCGCTATTCGTTGCGTGGGTCTATCATATTACCCACAGAAAGAAAAAGTACAGTAAGGAATTTCTGCAAACTCTTGTATTTATCAGCGCGGTAGTGGCTTCGGTTATGCTTGTTATCGGCAACAACCTCGCCGGAGCGTTCGGCCTTATAGGAGCGGTGTCGATTATTCGATTCCGCACAAAAGTTAAAAATCCTCAGGATACCGCTTATATCTTTTTCGTGATGGCTATCGGAGTAGCGTGCGGATTTAAGTATTATTATGTCGCGCTTGTCTCGACCGTCTTTATCGGAACAATGCTGATAATCTTTTCCAAGCTCAATTTTACAGAAGAAGAGGTTTCCCGAAAATCTCACATACTCAGGATCCTAGTAAACGACATAAACGAAGGCAAAGCTGCAATTGAAAAACTGCTGGACGCCGAAGTCGAATGGTGGGATATCTACCAGCTAAAGACCGACAAGAACGATAAACTAGTTGTCGACTATATAGTCAATTTGAAAAAAAATACTCCCGTAAAAGTATTTCTCGATTTTGTGTTCAATAAAGCCGAAAGCTTTTTCACAGTTCTGGAATTTAAAGATGCGTAG
- a CDS encoding lysylphosphatidylglycerol synthase transmembrane domain-containing protein: MNNKIHSAFFIGGLIIFVILVYNFGVNEIIENIYKTGVWFLPIVGIWGFVYLINTCAWFIIIDGFNSPLKFSKIFSITLSGFAINYITPVASMGGEPYRIYALKNFIGLDKSVSSTILYTMIHYTSHFLFWLTAIALLAIYSPLSFTLTVILIALAAVLILLILFFISRHKKGVLVSLYRLLGKISFFNKYFGEKYFKEDSIIKIDKEITSFYNKRKKAFYLSLILDYLGRIVASIEFLFILKSIGADISFFDAIFISAASSLIMNIIFFVPMELGIREGSLMLVMNALKYGSGIGVYIGLVNRIREFFWILVGLLLIQFNKYGIKKGNIMEDLL, encoded by the coding sequence ATGAATAATAAAATACATAGCGCTTTCTTTATAGGCGGATTGATAATCTTCGTTATTCTCGTTTACAATTTTGGCGTGAATGAGATAATTGAAAATATATATAAAACGGGCGTTTGGTTTCTGCCTATTGTAGGAATCTGGGGATTTGTATATCTGATTAATACATGCGCCTGGTTTATTATTATAGACGGCTTTAATAGCCCTTTGAAATTTTCTAAAATCTTTTCGATAACGCTGAGCGGATTTGCAATTAACTATATTACTCCCGTTGCAAGCATGGGCGGCGAGCCGTATAGAATTTACGCTCTTAAGAATTTTATAGGACTCGACAAATCTGTGTCGTCTACAATCCTATATACTATGATTCATTATACGTCGCATTTTTTGTTCTGGCTAACAGCCATTGCTTTGCTTGCTATTTATTCGCCCCTTTCCTTTACGCTAACGGTAATATTGATTGCTCTGGCTGCCGTTTTGATTCTATTAATTCTCTTTTTTATTTCAAGACACAAAAAGGGCGTCCTGGTATCTTTATACAGATTGCTCGGTAAAATTTCTTTTTTCAATAAATATTTTGGTGAAAAGTATTTCAAAGAAGACTCCATAATCAAAATCGATAAAGAAATAACGTCGTTTTATAATAAACGCAAAAAGGCGTTCTACTTATCGCTTATTCTTGACTACCTCGGAAGAATAGTAGCCTCAATCGAATTCCTTTTTATCCTAAAATCAATTGGCGCCGACATTTCTTTTTTTGACGCCATATTTATAAGCGCGGCTTCATCTCTTATTATGAATATTATCTTTTTTGTTCCGATGGAGTTGGGAATAAGGGAAGGTTCCCTTATGCTCGTTATGAACGCTCTTAAGTACGGTAGTGGAATAGGTGTTTATATAGGATTGGTAAACAGGATACGCGAATTTTTCTGGATATTAGTCGGATTATTACTGATACAATTTAATAAATACGGCATCAAGAAGGGAAATATTATGGAAGACTTATTATGA
- a CDS encoding CDP-alcohol phosphatidyltransferase family protein, with the protein MSQKKLNIESTYKSKDTEEFLDRIFYRRVGYAMALAARSLGLTPNAVTLISVIFGVAAGHLFFYQNTTVNWIGVLFLVIAEALDGADGQLARMTNTHSRYGRIFDGVAGNLWFISIYLHMSARFVAEGGSPYIFLIAVLAGLSHSFQSAMADFYRVFYLYFVQGKDKDIDDISEVKNTYSGLSWSKSPFKKFLLRVYINYIREQYLLAKKVRELFSYVKDNLSGRVPEWFRSEYRKLNKPMIKYQNILTTNTRMIVLFITVFLGNILHYFLFELIILNAVLVYFVIKEEAIHNYLLDVIKRGK; encoded by the coding sequence ATGTCGCAGAAAAAATTAAATATTGAGTCTACCTATAAATCAAAAGATACAGAGGAATTTCTCGATAGGATTTTTTACCGTAGAGTCGGGTATGCAATGGCTCTGGCTGCCAGGTCGTTGGGTTTGACTCCAAACGCCGTAACGCTTATCAGCGTAATATTCGGCGTGGCGGCGGGACACTTGTTCTTTTATCAGAATACGACTGTCAATTGGATCGGCGTCTTGTTTCTGGTAATTGCAGAAGCCCTGGACGGCGCCGACGGTCAACTAGCGCGCATGACAAATACGCATTCACGATATGGCAGAATATTCGACGGTGTCGCCGGAAATCTTTGGTTTATTAGTATCTATTTACATATGTCTGCCCGCTTTGTTGCCGAAGGCGGTTCGCCGTATATATTTTTAATAGCGGTGCTTGCCGGGTTAAGCCATTCCTTCCAAAGCGCTATGGCGGACTTCTATAGGGTTTTTTATCTCTACTTTGTTCAGGGAAAAGATAAGGATATCGACGATATAAGCGAGGTTAAAAACACCTATTCCGGGCTTTCGTGGTCGAAGTCTCCTTTTAAAAAATTTCTGTTGAGAGTTTATATTAACTATATACGCGAACAATACTTGCTTGCCAAAAAAGTAAGAGAGTTGTTTAGCTACGTTAAGGACAATTTGAGCGGCAGAGTGCCTGAATGGTTTCGTTCCGAGTACAGAAAGCTGAATAAACCAATGATTAAATATCAGAATATTTTAACCACTAACACGCGTATGATCGTCCTCTTTATTACCGTATTCCTCGGCAATATACTTCATTATTTCCTTTTTGAACTTATAATTCTAAATGCCGTGCTGGTCTATTTTGTAATTAAAGAAGAAGCGATTCATAATTATTTACTCGACGTTATTAAAAGGGGAAAATAA
- a CDS encoding MlaD family protein, which translates to MIRNEKKNYSLKVGYTVFTGLVIFFLFIILVGTEGYYFSKTYNLNMYVKNTNGLIEGSKVYLGGLKVGAIDKIEFTTVGENNLVLLRLEILEKYKSRITVNSYAKIETSGLLGDKLINISLGDPSEKPLNENDFIPVKESLSFDNLTDKIDPIVYSIDKIANNIAVITDSLNGKSKLSGILFGMETSNDLKFAIKQLNSLASKLNNGNNTFSRLINEDSLYTGMKTLVDNLQNISDTLKSGKGTIGKLIVNDSLYNNINEITRNLEKVASSLNNNSTLAGGILNNPDGYEKLEILLDQLAKLIEDMNTNPEKYFHISVF; encoded by the coding sequence ATGATTAGAAATGAGAAGAAAAATTATAGCTTAAAAGTTGGATACACTGTCTTTACGGGACTCGTAATATTTTTTCTGTTTATAATCCTTGTCGGGACGGAAGGTTACTATTTCTCGAAAACATATAACCTGAACATGTATGTTAAAAACACAAACGGACTGATAGAAGGCAGCAAGGTATACCTGGGCGGATTGAAAGTAGGCGCCATCGATAAAATTGAATTTACAACGGTGGGAGAGAACAACCTTGTGTTGCTCCGCCTCGAAATCCTCGAAAAATATAAATCGCGTATAACGGTCAATTCTTACGCTAAAATAGAAACAAGCGGTTTGTTGGGAGACAAACTAATTAATATCTCTCTCGGCGACCCTTCCGAAAAACCTCTAAATGAAAACGACTTTATTCCGGTTAAAGAGTCATTGTCGTTCGATAATCTAACCGATAAAATTGATCCTATTGTTTATAGCATTGATAAAATAGCAAACAATATAGCCGTTATTACCGATTCTTTGAATGGCAAAAGTAAGCTTTCGGGTATATTATTCGGCATGGAAACGTCGAACGACCTGAAGTTCGCTATTAAACAACTGAATTCCCTTGCGTCTAAACTAAATAACGGCAACAATACATTTAGTCGCCTGATAAACGAAGACAGTTTATATACTGGTATGAAAACGCTCGTTGATAATCTGCAAAATATATCCGACACGTTGAAATCGGGTAAAGGCACAATCGGTAAATTAATCGTGAACGACTCGTTATATAATAACATAAACGAGATTACCAGAAACCTTGAAAAAGTCGCCTCGTCGTTAAATAATAATTCGACTTTGGCGGGAGGAATTCTGAATAATCCCGACGGTTATGAAAAGTTAGAGATTCTGCTCGATCAACTTGCAAAGCTTATAGAAGATATGAATACAAATCCGGAAAAATACTTTCATATATCGGTTTTTTAA
- a CDS encoding ABC transporter ATP-binding protein, translating into MIELKNVTIEKNDKTILNNVSLEIEKGKNTIIMGPSGAGKSSILKVILGLWMPDEGNVLFEGRDICQMNDNELLELRKNIGMVFQGNALFDSLTVADNILYFLPDKRKYSEAELKKKIDELLSFVNLSGAENLYPEELSGGMKKRVAIARALAFNPKVILFDEPTTGLDPINTASVLELIDKLKVKGSTSVIVTHIIDDAMEIGDKFIVINRGEVADSGNLQKILNSSNSFVNQFFLKRKQLLSERISFGA; encoded by the coding sequence ATGATCGAATTAAAGAATGTTACGATTGAAAAAAACGACAAAACAATTCTGAATAACGTTTCGTTGGAAATTGAAAAAGGCAAAAATACGATTATTATGGGACCCAGCGGCGCAGGTAAAAGCTCCATACTGAAAGTCATTCTTGGATTATGGATGCCCGACGAAGGAAACGTTCTGTTTGAAGGCAGGGATATCTGTCAAATGAATGATAATGAATTGCTGGAGTTAAGAAAAAATATCGGAATGGTATTCCAGGGAAATGCGCTTTTTGATTCTCTTACTGTAGCCGATAACATACTTTATTTTCTGCCCGATAAAAGAAAATACTCGGAAGCAGAATTAAAAAAGAAGATTGACGAGTTGCTATCTTTTGTTAATCTCTCGGGCGCCGAAAATTTATATCCTGAAGAATTAAGCGGCGGAATGAAAAAAAGAGTCGCTATTGCTCGCGCTCTTGCTTTTAATCCGAAAGTTATACTCTTCGATGAGCCGACTACCGGACTCGATCCGATTAATACGGCTTCAGTCCTTGAATTAATAGATAAATTGAAAGTCAAAGGCTCCACGTCGGTAATAGTTACGCATATTATTGACGATGCGATGGAAATTGGGGATAAGTTTATAGTTATTAATCGGGGCGAAGTGGCGGATTCGGGAAATCTGCAAAAGATATTGAATTCGAGTAATTCCTTTGTAAATCAATTCTTTTTGAAAAGAAAACAATTGTTATCCGAAAGAATATCATTTGGAGCTTGA
- a CDS encoding ATP-grasp domain-containing protein: MITLAGIRRQTTYSPNHVSNDAKIFLRTVERLNEKGFRVNIYDEHDLGLVDIKERVIFSMAQGVESTLLLNELEEKGKIIINSPKGSINSYRTNMVKILPEKGLPFPKSFVINVEEKNKIKFEDFNARKIWIKRGDVHAIHREDVTVVYSEEEKNNIITEFAWRGIRDVVLQEHLDGDVIKFYSVRNTSLFHWFYLNGINHTPFEIKLLKDLGNKAADALGLEVYGGDAIVSEEGKISIIDINDWPSFAPVREEASVAIAELIVKKINNYISGDNYNGSN, from the coding sequence ATGATCACTTTGGCCGGTATTAGAAGACAAACTACTTATTCGCCTAATCACGTTAGCAACGACGCTAAAATATTTTTAAGAACGGTAGAGCGGCTCAATGAGAAAGGCTTTCGTGTTAATATATATGATGAACATGACCTTGGTTTGGTGGATATTAAAGAGCGGGTAATTTTCTCTATGGCTCAAGGTGTAGAAAGCACGCTATTGTTAAATGAGCTCGAAGAAAAAGGTAAAATAATTATTAATTCGCCTAAGGGCTCTATTAATAGTTATAGAACAAATATGGTTAAAATACTGCCTGAAAAGGGGCTCCCCTTTCCCAAAAGTTTTGTGATAAATGTGGAAGAAAAAAACAAAATTAAGTTCGAGGATTTCAACGCCAGAAAAATCTGGATAAAAAGAGGCGACGTCCACGCAATACATCGCGAGGATGTGACCGTCGTATATTCGGAAGAAGAAAAGAATAACATTATTACGGAATTTGCCTGGCGCGGCATTCGGGATGTTGTTCTTCAGGAACATCTCGACGGCGATGTAATTAAATTTTATTCAGTCAGGAATACAAGTCTGTTTCACTGGTTTTATCTCAATGGAATTAATCACACTCCATTTGAAATCAAACTTCTCAAAGATTTAGGAAATAAAGCTGCAGACGCGCTCGGGCTGGAAGTATACGGCGGAGATGCAATAGTATCCGAAGAAGGTAAGATATCGATTATCGACATAAATGATTGGCCGAGCTTTGCTCCTGTCCGGGAAGAAGCCAGTGTGGCAATTGCCGAATTGATTGTAAAAAAGATAAACAATTATATCTCGGGAGATAATTATAATGGAAGTAATTAA
- a CDS encoding aspartate aminotransferase family protein produces the protein MPGPKSLKLFEEEQNYIAPGIQTIATRSKIAIDKGEGCFVYDVDGNRYIDFFVGVGVASLGYNHPVYTKLMKEQIDKIHVGSFTSENRVRLTKLLSEVAIGDLKRSQFYSGGAEAVEAALRMAKSYTKKTEFIGFWNGFHGKTAGVLGLLGDSFKFDLGPLPAGIYTSPYADCRHCEFNRSFPGCNWECVDHIRKKIRYETTNNIAAIIVEPIQGTAGNVVPPPGFLKQLRILADEIGALLICDEMITGFGRTGKMFGTQHEEIVPDIITIGKGFGGGFPVTGVMSRDEIIFAKPFGNPSGSSSSYGGNPMASTAAYATLKTIIEEGLVENSADVGAFMINKFNELKDRIPIMGDVRGKGLMIGIELVKGKNSKDKLDKVYTEMFFNECLKRGLIVMGYNADIRVYPPLIINKEIAEEGISIMEEAFTYVAEKIKY, from the coding sequence ATTCCGGGCCCTAAATCATTAAAACTATTTGAAGAAGAACAAAATTATATTGCGCCTGGCATTCAAACAATTGCAACCCGCTCAAAAATTGCTATCGATAAAGGAGAAGGTTGTTTTGTATATGACGTAGACGGTAATCGTTATATCGATTTCTTCGTTGGCGTAGGGGTGGCAAGTCTTGGATATAATCACCCGGTTTATACGAAACTAATGAAAGAACAAATCGATAAAATTCATGTAGGTAGCTTTACGTCAGAAAATCGGGTCAGATTGACCAAATTATTGTCGGAAGTTGCAATCGGCGACCTGAAACGAAGCCAGTTCTATAGCGGAGGAGCCGAGGCGGTCGAAGCGGCTCTGAGAATGGCTAAATCGTATACAAAGAAAACGGAATTTATAGGCTTCTGGAACGGATTTCACGGTAAGACGGCTGGAGTTCTGGGATTACTGGGCGACAGTTTTAAGTTCGATTTGGGACCGCTGCCGGCGGGTATTTATACGAGCCCTTATGCAGATTGCCGTCATTGCGAATTCAACAGGAGTTTCCCCGGCTGCAACTGGGAATGTGTTGACCACATTAGAAAAAAAATACGATACGAAACTACTAACAATATTGCCGCTATCATTGTAGAGCCGATTCAGGGTACGGCGGGTAATGTTGTGCCTCCTCCCGGCTTTTTGAAACAATTAAGAATTCTGGCCGACGAGATCGGCGCTTTGTTAATATGCGACGAAATGATTACAGGATTCGGTAGAACCGGTAAAATGTTCGGTACGCAACACGAAGAAATTGTTCCCGATATTATTACCATTGGCAAAGGATTCGGTGGCGGATTCCCCGTAACGGGAGTAATGTCGCGCGACGAAATTATTTTTGCAAAACCGTTTGGAAATCCGAGCGGCAGCTCCTCCAGTTACGGCGGTAATCCTATGGCGTCTACAGCGGCTTATGCTACCTTAAAAACAATTATCGAAGAAGGACTTGTGGAAAATTCTGCCGATGTCGGCGCATTTATGATTAACAAATTCAATGAATTAAAAGATCGAATCCCGATTATGGGAGATGTGCGAGGCAAGGGATTAATGATTGGAATCGAATTGGTTAAAGGGAAAAATTCAAAAGATAAGCTGGATAAAGTATACACGGAAATGTTTTTCAATGAATGTCTGAAACGAGGTCTGATAGTAATGGGATACAATGCGGATATTAGAGTTTATCCGCCGTTGATTATTAACAAAGAAATTGCCGAAGAAGGCATCTCTATTATGGAGGAGGCTTTTACATATGTCGCAGAAAAAATTAAATATTGA
- a CDS encoding MlaE family ABC transporter permease: MTRFQNMIAGLQEYSLLVRDIIIGFSKIKENWNETIQEMYLIGTKSFYLIFLGGLFTGVILAIETGHQLETFGATSWIAKTVSLGMVRELGPVITGLLLAARTGAKNTSELGAMQLSEQIDALRAFGVSPVEKLVIPRTAAALAMFLPLTLIADLVGIVGGMLVSNQTFNSDLNTFWHTAVISLKMKDLFVGFLKPFFFGFFIATISSYYGLTTKGGTTGLGKNTINAVVYSSAIILVLDFVFTKVVWELL, encoded by the coding sequence ATGACGCGTTTTCAAAATATGATCGCCGGATTACAGGAATATTCTCTTTTAGTGAGAGATATTATCATCGGATTCTCCAAAATAAAAGAAAACTGGAACGAAACAATCCAGGAAATGTATTTGATCGGCACTAAATCATTTTATCTGATTTTCTTGGGAGGTTTATTTACAGGCGTTATACTTGCAATAGAAACGGGTCATCAACTTGAAACCTTTGGGGCTACGAGCTGGATTGCAAAGACCGTTTCCCTGGGAATGGTAAGGGAACTCGGCCCTGTAATTACCGGATTGCTGCTTGCCGCCAGAACTGGCGCTAAGAATACTTCCGAGTTGGGAGCCATGCAATTAAGCGAACAAATAGACGCATTGCGCGCTTTCGGCGTGAGTCCTGTTGAAAAACTTGTAATCCCCAGAACTGCCGCTGCGCTTGCAATGTTTTTGCCTCTTACGCTGATTGCAGACCTCGTGGGTATTGTCGGAGGAATGCTCGTCTCCAATCAGACGTTTAACAGCGACCTAAATACTTTCTGGCATACTGCGGTTATTTCTCTTAAAATGAAAGATTTATTTGTCGGTTTCTTAAAACCGTTCTTTTTTGGGTTCTTTATTGCCACCATAAGCAGTTATTACGGACTAACTACAAAAGGCGGCACTACGGGGCTTGGAAAAAATACAATCAATGCGGTGGTCTATTCCTCGGCTATTATTCTGGTCCTAGACTTTGTTTTTACAAAAGTGGTTTGGGAGCTATTGTAA
- a CDS encoding HAD family hydrolase, whose amino-acid sequence MNEQNITAYLFDFGGTLDINGKHWSVEFWEVYESLGVPVSYEEFRQAYIFAEDRADRIINQDYSLYNTLETKITLQFDYLKKNNADIDDKTVEVITKRCYADIINNIPETKRILKKFNSLYKTALVSNYYGNLKTVCEELNIDEYFDVIVESSKIKIYKPDPRIFEIALQKLGIEPREAAVVGDSYDRDIVPAKRIGCATIWLKGKSWKEQNESTAADFIITSIEELDKFLS is encoded by the coding sequence ATGAACGAACAAAACATAACCGCATATCTTTTTGATTTTGGCGGCACGTTAGACATTAACGGAAAGCATTGGAGCGTTGAATTTTGGGAAGTATACGAAAGCCTCGGCGTGCCGGTTTCGTACGAAGAATTCAGGCAAGCTTATATCTTTGCCGAAGATCGCGCCGACCGCATAATTAATCAAGATTATTCTCTGTATAATACGCTCGAGACGAAAATTACATTGCAGTTCGACTATTTGAAAAAAAACAACGCTGATATAGACGACAAAACCGTAGAAGTCATAACTAAAAGATGCTATGCCGATATAATAAACAATATCCCCGAGACAAAAAGAATCTTGAAAAAGTTTAATTCGCTTTACAAAACAGCTCTGGTGTCAAATTACTACGGTAATCTCAAAACCGTATGCGAGGAATTAAATATCGATGAATATTTCGACGTGATCGTTGAGTCTTCAAAAATAAAGATATACAAGCCGGACCCCAGGATATTTGAAATTGCTTTACAGAAACTCGGAATAGAGCCTAGAGAAGCGGCGGTTGTGGGAGATTCATACGACAGGGATATTGTTCCCGCCAAGCGGATTGGATGCGCGACGATTTGGCTTAAAGGTAAGAGCTGGAAAGAACAAAATGAATCGACAGCCGCCGATTTTATTATTACATCAATAGAAGAACTGGACAAATTTCTGTCATAA
- a CDS encoding Gfo/Idh/MocA family protein, translating into MLQGAVIGFGGIIQKSHLPAFADSMLRTKLKIKAAVELNKRNRIESGKKYRDLNFYASFEEMLDNEKIDFVDIATPPVYHKEYIEKAISRNLNIICEKPFVLNTKEALYIYDKLSGYNGTFVVCHQYKYSPLWREFKKAIEAAPKTKKMFLQFNVIRSKADKGTEMFRNVWRIDKNISGGGILADTGIHYIYLSLWLIGKPRSVWSSARNITHHNYKVEDTAIVILEFDRGIAQINLTWGGNRRHNSAFLSSGNVSLQYLGGRKLIKYINDKEEILEVPDPSDKNTYIDLYVELFNEFYNMATRKSTDKSAAEEALMSIKIMELAYKSSEKNKTMAIINE; encoded by the coding sequence ATGTTACAAGGCGCTGTAATCGGATTTGGCGGAATAATACAGAAGAGCCATCTGCCTGCTTTTGCCGATTCTATGTTGCGAACGAAATTAAAAATAAAAGCCGCTGTGGAATTGAATAAACGAAACAGAATCGAAAGCGGCAAAAAATACAGGGACTTGAATTTTTACGCTTCTTTTGAAGAAATGCTAGATAATGAAAAAATCGATTTCGTGGATATTGCAACTCCGCCGGTATATCACAAAGAATATATTGAAAAAGCTATATCTCGCAATCTCAATATCATTTGTGAAAAACCTTTCGTGCTAAATACAAAAGAAGCTCTCTATATATATGATAAACTATCCGGATATAATGGAACGTTCGTCGTATGTCATCAATATAAATACTCTCCTTTATGGCGGGAATTCAAGAAAGCAATAGAAGCAGCTCCTAAAACTAAAAAAATGTTTTTACAATTTAACGTAATACGTTCCAAAGCCGATAAAGGTACTGAAATGTTTCGTAACGTATGGCGAATCGATAAAAATATTAGCGGCGGAGGAATACTTGCCGATACTGGCATACATTACATTTATTTGTCTCTCTGGTTAATAGGTAAGCCCCGGTCGGTCTGGTCCTCGGCGAGGAACATTACTCATCATAATTATAAAGTTGAAGATACGGCTATTGTGATATTGGAATTCGACAGAGGCATAGCTCAAATTAATTTAACATGGGGAGGCAACAGGAGACATAACAGCGCTTTTTTGAGCTCGGGAAATGTTTCGCTACAGTATTTGGGAGGCAGAAAATTAATAAAATATATAAATGATAAAGAAGAGATTTTAGAAGTTCCCGACCCATCTGACAAAAACACATATATAGATTTGTACGTCGAACTGTTTAACGAATTCTACAATATGGCAACAAGAAAAAGTACTGATAAATCGGCGGCTGAAGAAGCATTAATGTCAATTAAAATTATGGAACTGGCCTATAAATCGTCAGAAAAAAATAAGACAATGGCAATAATAAATGAATAA
- a CDS encoding inositol-3-phosphate synthase, producing the protein MKREIENPKGKLGILSVGLNGAVTTTFLAGTLAIRKGDKKPIGSLTQMGTIRIGRRIDNNFPLIKDFVPLANLNDLVFGGWDIRNENVYESAISANVLEKNDLETVKDEMKRIKPMKAVFEKRFVKRLDGDWVKTGSTKYELMESLREDIRNFKKENKLDRVVVIWSASTEIFIKESEVHSSLKLFEEGMKNNHPDISPSMLYAYAALAEGAPFVMGAPNLSVEIPALVELSLKNQVPIAGKDYKTGQTLVKTVIAPMLKARMLGLHGWFSTNILGNRDGEVLDEPDNFKTKEESKLSVIDTILQPELYPDLYNKYYHKVRINYYPPRGDNKEGWDNIDIFGWMGYPMQLKINFLCRDSILAAPIVLDLALFADLALRSGMYGIQEWLSFYFKSPIHSKEKVPEHDLFIQLMKLKNTLRKLMGVNPITHLDSNGVEESVEEYYPD; encoded by the coding sequence ATGAAACGAGAAATTGAAAATCCGAAAGGCAAACTCGGAATTCTAAGCGTTGGATTGAACGGAGCGGTAACTACAACTTTTTTGGCGGGTACGCTCGCAATACGCAAAGGGGACAAAAAGCCAATCGGCTCTCTAACTCAGATGGGCACTATTCGCATCGGTAGAAGAATCGATAATAATTTCCCTTTAATTAAAGATTTTGTGCCCCTGGCAAATCTTAACGATCTTGTTTTTGGCGGATGGGATATAAGGAATGAAAACGTTTATGAGAGCGCTATTAGCGCAAACGTGCTTGAGAAGAACGATCTGGAAACGGTAAAAGATGAGATGAAGCGAATAAAACCAATGAAAGCGGTATTTGAAAAAAGGTTCGTAAAGAGACTGGACGGCGATTGGGTGAAAACCGGTTCCACAAAATACGAATTGATGGAGTCTCTACGAGAGGATATACGGAATTTTAAGAAAGAAAATAAGTTAGACCGCGTAGTGGTTATCTGGTCGGCTAGCACCGAGATATTTATAAAAGAGAGCGAAGTGCACAGCAGTCTGAAATTATTTGAAGAAGGGATGAAAAATAATCACCCGGATATATCTCCGAGTATGTTGTATGCTTATGCCGCCTTAGCCGAAGGAGCTCCTTTTGTAATGGGCGCTCCAAATCTTTCCGTAGAAATTCCGGCGCTCGTGGAATTATCGTTAAAAAATCAAGTGCCGATTGCAGGCAAGGATTATAAAACAGGCCAAACGCTGGTCAAAACTGTTATAGCTCCCATGTTAAAAGCCAGAATGCTCGGACTTCATGGTTGGTTTTCGACGAATATATTAGGAAACAGAGACGGAGAGGTGCTCGATGAACCGGATAATTTCAAGACCAAAGAAGAAAGTAAACTCTCCGTAATTGATACTATCCTTCAGCCGGAACTCTATCCTGATTTATATAATAAATATTATCATAAAGTAAGAATAAATTATTATCCGCCCCGAGGAGATAATAAAGAAGGTTGGGACAATATCGATATTTTTGGCTGGATGGGATATCCGATGCAATTGAAAATTAATTTCCTGTGCAGAGACTCTATACTGGCTGCGCCAATTGTATTGGACCTTGCTCTGTTTGCCGACCTTGCGCTACGCAGCGGTATGTATGGCATTCAAGAGTGGCTGTCGTTCTACTTTAAAAGCCCTATCCATAGTAAAGAAAAAGTTCCTGAACACGACCTCTTTATTCAGTTGATGAAATTAAAGAATACTTTGCGAAAATTAATGGGAGTTAACCCAATTACACATCTGGATTCCAATGGCGTTGAAGAATCGGTAGAGGAGTATTACCCGGATTGA